The genomic region ATCTCTGGATGCACCAGAAGCGCGTGCAAGGTTCGCACTTCGCCAACCTGATGCAGGCAAGCCAGGCCAACCGTCTCGTCATCGAGCGGCGTATCGACCCGTGTATGTCGGAAGTGTTCTCGTGGGAGCAGATCCCCAAGGCGCACATGCGCATGATGAGGAACGAGCACAAGCCGGGCAACATGGCGGTGCTTGTCCAGGCGCCGACGACGGGTCTTCGCACGCTTGAAGATGTCATCGAGGCCGGCCCGAAGTCAGCCTAAGTTACGCAGGAATTCAAGATCGAAGGCCCCTTACCGGACTTGCCGGTGAGGGGCCTTTTGCATTTGTGCCCTATCAGGATTTTTGTTGCGCTGGCGCTGGCGCTTGTCGCGAGGCGTCGGCGCGGAAGGCGGCGCGCTCGGCAGCTTCCCGGCGCATGCGTTTCATTTCCATGATTCCGCGGTTGAATTCGGCACCGAGCAGGATCGTGATGGCCGTGAACTGGAAAAAGATCAGCGCGATCATGAGCTGGGAAAGACCGGCGTAGAACAGAGAGTAGTTCGTGATTTCGAGATAGTTCGACCACAGCCCCGCCAGCGCCAGCCAGAGAACGATCGTCAGCGCGATGCCGGGCCAGACATCGGCCATCCGCCGTTGCCCCGCAGCCAGCAGCAAATGCAACGCAAAGAGCTGCGCAGCCATCACGGCACCTGAAAGGCCGTAGCGAATGACAGGTCCGATGTCGCTCGAATCGACAAGAATTCGGACCCAGTTGTCGGGCAGGTGCGACGCGATCGCGGGGCCGAAGACGCTTGGGCCGACGACGACCGCCCAAGTAAGTACTAGCGTCGAGATGCCGTTAACGAAAACGAACAGCATGCTGATGAGCAGGCATAACGGATAGGGGCGTTTTTCGCGGACTCTGTAGGCGCCGTTTAAAGCCGCGCGCAGCGTTTCGACGGCGCTTGTTGCGAAAAACAGCGCCAGGAAACCGCTGACGGTCGCGAGGTCGATACGCCGCGTCCCCATCACCGCCTCGATCTGGGGGGCGATGCCCTGGGCGACGGGCGCGGGCAGAATTGCAAACAGCTGATTGATCGCGTCCTGTGCCAGCTCACGGCCGCCGAAATAGCCTGATAAGGCGCCGAGAAAGATGCAGAACGGAAAGATCGAGACGACGAACGAGAACGCGACTGCGCCGGCCATCGCGAAGCCCGAATGCTCGTAAACCCGATAAAGGGCTTCGACCAATCTGCGCATGCGCTTCATATGGTGTCTCTTCTCCCGGGACGCCTTGATTTTGTGGCGCGGAACCTAGTGTTTCGGCCAACTCCGGTCCACAGGTCAATTTCCGGCTGTGAGTGCGGGTCTAGCGAGACGTCGGCAATTTGGACACAGTCCAAAGGACGGGTTCGATATCGTAAACACGGAAAGGCCGGTGCGGTTCGTAATGCTTTCGGGAGGTGGGCCGCGACGCATTTTCGCGCGGATAGGTCGCGAGAGCATTTGTTGCGGTCGATGACCAGTTGACTAATCATTCCCGAGCGGTGAATTGGTCGCGCAGCGCATCAGATTTGGCCCGGCGTCGCCCCGGGCATATAGGTATTCCTCAGGAGAAACGTATGTCCGTGACGCCCATGAAGGCTGGAGAAAATCTTCTCGCCGCCGGTCCCGTCAAGCTTATTGAGCGGAGCGGCGAAGCCGTGGCGTCTGCGGACAAGATCCTGCAGGCCGCCAAAGCCGGTGTCAGGATAAAAATTCAGGAAGAGGGCGGCGTTGATCAGGCGCAACATGCCGCGCACGGTCTGGCGTGGCTGGCGACGACGGTCGAAGGTCTGCGCCAGATGCACGACTGGGCGGCCCGCCTCCAGGACGAGGGCCGGTTCGGCGAGT from Hyphomicrobium sp. MC1 harbors:
- a CDS encoding YihY/virulence factor BrkB family protein, which translates into the protein MKRMRRLVEALYRVYEHSGFAMAGAVAFSFVVSIFPFCIFLGALSGYFGGRELAQDAINQLFAILPAPVAQGIAPQIEAVMGTRRIDLATVSGFLALFFATSAVETLRAALNGAYRVREKRPYPLCLLISMLFVFVNGISTLVLTWAVVVGPSVFGPAIASHLPDNWVRILVDSSDIGPVIRYGLSGAVMAAQLFALHLLLAAGQRRMADVWPGIALTIVLWLALAGLWSNYLEITNYSLFYAGLSQLMIALIFFQFTAITILLGAEFNRGIMEMKRMRREAAERAAFRADASRQAPAPAQQKS